A genomic stretch from Halorubrum sp. BV1 includes:
- the argF gene encoding ornithine carbamoyltransferase, whose product MPLATDDFLDIDDVTPAELDALLDRAAAMKAGETDPRLADATLGMIFEKPSTRTRVSFETGMTRLGGHAMFLGPDDIQLGHGEPLRDTARVLGRYVDGVMARLFDHADVEVLAENADCPVINGLTDEAHPCQTLADLLTIRETVGSDATVAWVGDGNNVGQSFVVGAAMAGIDVAVATPAEYGMDPAVFDRAAAFGADVEPTTDPAAAIDGADVVYTDVWISMGQEDERDEKLAAFDGFQVNADLLADTDARVMHCLPAHRGEEITDDVLESDRALVWDQAENRMHAQNALLVELLGAE is encoded by the coding sequence ATGCCACTCGCTACCGACGACTTCCTCGATATCGACGACGTGACGCCCGCCGAACTGGACGCCCTGCTCGACCGCGCGGCCGCGATGAAGGCGGGCGAGACGGACCCTCGACTGGCGGACGCAACGCTCGGGATGATCTTCGAGAAGCCCTCGACCCGGACCCGCGTCTCCTTCGAGACGGGGATGACTAGACTGGGCGGGCACGCGATGTTCCTCGGCCCCGACGACATCCAGCTCGGCCACGGCGAGCCGCTGCGCGACACCGCGCGCGTGCTCGGTCGGTACGTCGATGGCGTGATGGCCAGGCTCTTCGACCACGCCGACGTCGAGGTGCTCGCCGAGAACGCGGACTGTCCCGTGATCAACGGGCTCACCGATGAGGCGCACCCCTGTCAGACGCTCGCCGACCTCCTGACGATCCGCGAGACCGTCGGCTCAGACGCCACGGTCGCGTGGGTCGGCGACGGCAACAACGTCGGGCAGTCGTTCGTCGTCGGCGCGGCGATGGCCGGGATCGACGTCGCGGTCGCGACGCCCGCGGAGTACGGCATGGACCCCGCCGTCTTCGACCGGGCGGCCGCGTTCGGCGCGGACGTGGAGCCGACCACCGACCCCGCGGCGGCGATCGACGGTGCGGACGTCGTCTACACCGACGTATGGATCTCGATGGGACAGGAGGACGAGCGCGACGAGAAGCTGGCGGCGTTCGACGGCTTCCAGGTGAACGCGGACCTCCTCGCGGACACCGACGCGCGGGTGATGCACTGTCTGCCCGCCCACCGGGGCGAAGAGATCACGGACGACGTGCTCGAATCCGACCGCGCGCTAGTGTGGGATCAGGCCGAAAACCGGATGCACGCACAGAATGCGCTTCTCGTCGAGCTACTCGGAGCGGAGTGA
- a CDS encoding alanine--glyoxylate aminotransferase family protein codes for MTKKREYRDDYDDKTLFIPGPTEVREDVIEAMAQPMFGHRMDRMTDLYTTIVEDTKEFLGTENEVVILTASGTEFWEASTLNLVDENILVPTCGSFSERHANVAERLGKDVDRLEYEWGEAVKPEDIREHLESSETEYDVVATVMNESSTGVRNPIEEIGDVVAEYPDTYFVVDAVSALGGDYVDIDEHNIDVIFASTQKAFAMPPGLAVCVVSDGAYDREVEKGTSSWYGGFRRTIDYYDRKGQTHSTPAIPVMLAYRKQMKHMLEEGHDARDERHREMMTYVHEWADEHFAMFPEEGYESQTVACIENTQGIDVAATIEEVSEEYDMAFSNGYGSQLGEETFRIGHMGEHTVESVKELTDAIEDVAGL; via the coding sequence GTGACCAAGAAACGCGAATACCGCGACGACTACGACGACAAGACGCTCTTCATCCCCGGGCCGACCGAGGTCCGTGAGGACGTGATCGAGGCGATGGCACAGCCGATGTTCGGCCACCGGATGGACCGGATGACCGATCTGTACACCACCATCGTTGAGGACACGAAGGAGTTCCTCGGCACCGAAAACGAGGTCGTCATCCTCACCGCCTCCGGCACGGAGTTCTGGGAGGCGTCGACGCTCAACCTCGTCGACGAGAACATCCTGGTGCCGACCTGCGGCAGCTTCAGCGAGCGCCACGCCAACGTCGCCGAACGGCTCGGCAAGGACGTCGACCGGCTGGAGTACGAGTGGGGCGAGGCCGTCAAGCCCGAGGACATCCGCGAACACCTCGAATCCTCGGAGACGGAGTACGACGTGGTCGCGACCGTGATGAACGAGTCCTCGACGGGCGTCCGCAACCCCATCGAGGAGATCGGCGACGTGGTCGCGGAGTACCCGGACACGTACTTCGTCGTCGACGCGGTCTCCGCTCTGGGCGGCGACTACGTCGACATCGACGAACACAACATCGACGTGATCTTCGCGTCGACCCAGAAGGCGTTCGCGATGCCGCCGGGACTCGCGGTCTGCGTCGTCAGCGACGGCGCCTACGACCGCGAGGTGGAGAAGGGAACCTCCTCGTGGTACGGCGGCTTCCGCCGGACGATCGACTACTACGACCGCAAGGGACAGACCCACTCGACGCCCGCGATCCCAGTCATGTTAGCATACCGCAAACAGATGAAACACATGCTGGAGGAGGGCCACGACGCCCGCGACGAGCGTCACCGTGAGATGATGACGTACGTCCACGAGTGGGCCGACGAGCACTTCGCGATGTTCCCCGAGGAGGGCTACGAGTCCCAGACGGTCGCCTGCATCGAGAACACGCAGGGGATAGACGTCGCCGCGACGATCGAGGAAGTGAGCGAGGAGTACGACATGGCCTTCTCGAACGGGTACGGCTCACAGCTCGGCGAGGAGACGTTCCGGATCGGGCACATGGGCGAGCACACGGTCGAAAGCGTCAAAGAGCTGACCGACGCGATCGAAGACGTCGCCGGGCTCTGA